In Camelina sativa cultivar DH55 chromosome 13, Cs, whole genome shotgun sequence, the genomic window ACATTTGCTTGGTCGACAAAGAATATGGTAAGGATTAGTCCCGACGTCATCTGCCATAAGCTCAATATCGACCCGACATTCAAACCAGCTAGGTAGAAACGTAGGCGTCTGGGTCCAGATCGGGCAAAAGCAGTCCAAGACGAGGTCGAACGTTTACTCAAGGCGGATCAAATAATGGAGGTCCAGTATCCTCATTGGTTGGCCAACCCGATTGTGGTTAAAAAGAAGAACGGAGAATGGAGAGTATGTGTGGAGTTCACTGATCTCAACAAGGCGTGTCCTAAAGTTAGTTTCCCATTACCGCACATAGACCATCTCGTTTATGGATGCCTTTTCATGGTACAACCAGATTTCCATGAGTTCGACGGATCGCGAAAAAACGGCGTTCATCACGGACAGAGGGATTTATTGTTACAAAGTTATGTCGTTTGGACTAAAAAATGCCGGGGCAACTTACCAACGATTGGTCAATATGATGTTCGCCAATCTGCTTGGGTGAACTATGGAAGTATACATCGACGACATGCTGGTCAAGTCTTTGATCACAGAGCACCATATTCAAAATCTCTCTGAATGCTTCGACATTTTGGACCAATTCCAAATGAAACTGAATCTGACGAAGTACACTTTTGGAGTCACATCAGGCGAATTCTTGGGATACATCGTTACCGAGCAAGGAATAGAGGCCAACCCCAAACAGATCAAAGCCATACTTGGGCTCCCATCCCCTACCGACAAACGAGAGGTTCAACAGTTGACTGGATGGATAACTGCTCTGAATCGGTTCATTGCCCGATCAACGGATAAATGTCTCCCTTTCTATTAGCATCTCCGTTGAAACAAGGATTTTCATTGGGATGAGGATTGTGAGCTCGCCTTTTGGCAGTTGAAGGAATACCTGACCAGCCACCCGGTGCTAGTCAAACCAGAAGACGGCGAAACATTATATCTTTACGTCTTGGTTTCTAGTTCGGCGGTTAGCGGCGTATTAGTCCGAGACGATCGCGACGACTTAAAACCGATCTTTTACACAAGCAAAGCTCTGAATGATGCGGAATCACAATATCCCACGTTGGAAAAATTGGCCCTCGCTGTGATCGTCGCTGCGCGTAAACTTCGCCCCTATTTCCAGTCACATTCCATCTTCGTGTTTACCGATCAGCCACTCCGAACTATTCTCCATAGCCCTCTTCAATCAGGACGTATGGCAAAGTGGGCAATCGAGCTGAGTGAATATGACATCGAATAGCGTTCTTGTCCAAGTTTGAAGTCGCAGGTTTTAGCCGATTTTATCAATGAGCTCTCTCCAGAGCTCGGAGATCCTACTCCCAAGGAAGAGTATTGGACGATGTTCGTCGATGGTTCATCGTCTAATCAGATATCCGACGTGGGACTCATTCTCCGATCTCCTCAGGGCGAAGTTCTTGAACAAGCGTTGAAGCTCAATTTCAAAGCGTCTAATAATGAGACGGAGTACGAAGCCGTCCTCGCAGGACTTTGGTTAGCGCGAGGACAAAGGGTGAAACACTTGCAAGTTTTCTGCGATTCCCAGTTGGTGGTCAGTCAGTTCAGTGCCCAATTTGAAGCTAAGAATGAGCGAATGGGAGCATACCGCCAGTTAGTCCGGACGTTGTCGGAGGACTTCACTTCTTTTTCCCAAACAAAGGTCCCGCGAAGCGAGAACGCGCCTGTCGATGCCCTCGCATCATTGGAAAATTGCACAGATCCAGATCTGCGATGCAGGAGTTGGCAGGACAAAATCAAGCTCTACTTCTCCGAAGGAGTTGTCCTGCCGGATCGATGGGCAGCCCGGCGTCTAAAAGCCCGAAGCGCTAGGTACATTCTGTTGGATGGAAATTTATACCGAAGGAGTTCGTCCAGAGTATTCCTTACCTGTGTTAGTCGAGAAGAAGCCGAGCGAATCATGATGGACGTACACGAAGGCGACGGTGGTAATCACTCCGCCGGACGGGCTCTTGCTTTGAAGATCAAGAAGGATGGTCATTACTGGCCAACTATGGTTGCCGATTGCGAAGCTTTTTCGGCGAAGTGTGAGGCTTGCCAACATCACGGGCCAATGCGACACGTCCCACCCGAACTGCTAAGCACTGTTACGGCTCCGTATCCTTTCAAGTGTTGGGCCATGGATCTCGTAGGCCCTTTGCCACCTTCGAGATCCAAGAAGTTCATCCTGGTACTCACCAATTACTTCACCAAATGGGTAGAAGTGGAGTCATTCACCAAGATCCAGTCTTTGGACGTGACCAACTTTATATGGAAAAACATCATATGTCGTCACGGATTACCTTAAGAGATCGTCACCGATAATGGCATGCAGTTCACTTCGCTCATTACTAGGCGTTCCTTGTATAAGTGGCAAATTCGCCTAAGTACATCAACTCCCCGATATCCTCAAGGGAACGGTCAAGCCGAGGCGACGAACAAATCGATTGTTGATGGGCTGAAGAAACGACTTGGTCGGAGGAAAGGCGCGTGGGAAGATTATCTTGATGGTGTACTATGGTCTTACCGAACAACCCCCCGCCGATCTACAGGACAATCCCCTTTTGCTCTGGCATATGGGATTGAGGCACTCTCCCCGGCAGAAGCAGGTGTCCCGACACTCCGTCGAACCATGATGGTCGATAATCCCGACCTAAATAATAACATTCTGATTGATCATATCGACTTCACTGAAGATTTACGTGACTAGGCTCTAGTCCGGATCCAACACTATCAAGACGCAGCAACTTGGTACTATAACAAGACTGTTCGTCAACGGCGCTTCAGCGAAGGCGATTTGGTCCTCCGAGAAGTTTATAAGAATACCAGAGAAATCAACGCCGGTAAACTTGGCGCTCGATGGGAGGGACCATACCTCATATCCAAAGCAGTTCGCCCTGGCGTTTACGAGCTTATGACCATGGCTGGAGAACAAATCAGGAACTCGTGGAACGCAGCACACTTGAAGCGTTATTCTTATTAAATCGCCTTCGCAATTTTACCTAGGAGGCATCAGGAACCCGACCTCCACCTATGCGACATTTGTAATACGAAATACGACTGGCTTGATTCCTTCTTCAGGGTACGTAGGCCATTCCTTATCTTTTTGATTAAAGATCGAGCGAATGCAGCTAGAATAACaataaagtttgtttttgtcaaaatttcCATTGAATGTGTAACTCAATTACACTCAGTTCGGCTATTcggcatatataaataaaaacagataACAGACATTAAACAAACAGATAACCCAAAGAGAAGCTCTCTAGCATTTTGGACGGTCCTACAGTCTCGGGATGGGAGCTGGGCCGGATAGGTCGGACTCCAATGGTTCTTCCACCTCCAGTTCGCTCACAGCATCTCGCCAGATCTGCCGCTCCCGCTGCAACGCTTCAAGCCTTTCAATCGGTAATCCGGAATCCCTGGATACCATGTCTTCCAGAAAAGCACATGGACCCTCCAATAGATGGCTTTCACCGAACGCCTGGTCCGCCGACTCCAGAGGCTGTAGCGTCACAAGATCTGTGGATATGGCACACGTTTTTTGGACCTCCAGGTACGTTAAACgatatcaatgttcttgatCGCTCTCCggtttttgatgatatattacaAGGTCATGCTCCTAAAGTTAATTACTTTGTCAACGGCCGCGAGTATcatttggcttactatctcaccgatggtatttatccgaaatgggctacttttatccaatctattcAGATTCCAGAAGATCCAAAGGCATCCTTGTTTGCTACATGTCAAGAAGCTGTTCGTAAAGATGTTGAACGTgctttggagtcttgcaagctcgctTCGCCATATTCAAAAACCCGGCTCTTGTCCATGATAAGGAAACAATTGGAAAGATAATGAGAGCGTGTATCATACTTCACAACATGATAGTAGAAGACGAACGAGATGAGTATAGACAGTTGGATCCAACAGAATTCGCACAAGTAGAAGCACACAGAACTTCACATGTGGACTCCACATTTTCAACTGATATACCTTCAAATGTCAGCAATATGATGACCATGCTCAGCAAGCGGAAGGAAATTCGTAATCAGCAAAAACATCAACAATTGAaggatgatttggttgagaatatctGACAAAAGTTTGCCACAAATCAAGATTACAACTAAACTTTTTTCCCACATGTAATTTCTACTTCTATTTTaatatgcttttgtgttttatatgtttaaaagtttatgaaatgcaataataaaatctttattGTTTAAAcatgtaaacattttttttttcaaaactaagaaCCTCACTTATAAGAGTTTATCATTGGAGgagtacaattttaattaacaaacaaaaggttcttaatttataaaaatatactttttaatactaaaaaatttaagaaccccaaaattaaaaacctatcAATAAAGATGCTCTTAAAACCTCTAGTAAATCCATCATTGTAAAAGaatagtataaacaaaaatctttaatatcACTTTAGCtagttttgattaaaaaaaaagaaagtagaaCAACAAATCCANNNNNNNNNNNNNNNNNNNNNNNNNNNNNNNNNNNNNNNNNNNNNNNNNNNNNNNNNNNNNNNNNNNNNNNNNNNNNNNNNNNNNNNNNNNNNNNNNNNNNNNNNNNNNNNNNNNNNNNNNNNNNNNNNNNNNNNNNNNNNNNNNNNNNNNNNNNNNNNNNNNNNNNNNNNNNNNNNNNNNNNNNNNNNNNNNNNNNNNNNNNNNNNNNNNNNNNNNNNNNNNNNNNNNNNNNNNNNNNNNNNNNNNNNNNNNNNNNNNNNNNNNNNNNNNNNNNNNNNNNNNNNNNNNNNNNNNNNNNNNNNNNNNNNNNNNNNNNNNNNNNNNNNNNNNNNNNNNNNNNNNNNNNNNNNNNNNNNNNNNNNNNNNNNNNNNNNNNNNNNNNNNNNNNNNNNNNNNNNNNNNNNNNNNNNNNNNNNNNNNNNNNNNNNNNNNNNNNNNNNNNNNNNNNNNNNNNNNNNNN contains:
- the LOC104738277 gene encoding uncharacterized protein LOC104738277, yielding MVLPPPVRSQHLARSAAPAATLQAFQSVIRNPWIPCLPEKHMDPPIDGFHRTPGPPTPEAVASQDLWIWHTFFGPPGTLNDINVLDRSPVFDDILQGHAPKVNYFVNGREYHLAYYLTDARFAIFKNPALVHDKETIGKIMRACIILHNMIVEDERDEYRQLDPTEFAQVEAHRTSHVDSTFSTDIPSNVSNMMTMLSKRKEIRNQQKHQQLKDDLVENI